CTGGTGCCAGCTCCTCGACATGGTTCAGCAACGCGTACTGCGCCGGCTCCAGGTCCGGGTGTGCCTCGTCGGACAGCGTCCGCTGCAGACCACGCAGCCGCCGCGCCAACGTGACGAGCTCCTTCTCCAGGTTGTCCACCGCGTCAGTAGTGTCAGTTGCCACCGTTCACCCCTTCATCCAGTTGCCCCGCAACCATCTTGTCCGGTCCGTGCGAGGACCGCATCATCCTCACGTTGCGTCAAATGTTGCCCCCGGCAACGCGTTCTAATCTGCCAGAAGATGACCAACCTGCCCAGCCCTGAACGCGCCCTTTGTGAAAAACTGCCCAAGAACCCCCCGCGCAAACCGCCCACGCCCCGTTTTCGATGCACCCAGCCACCACCTGACCCCTGACGTGGCAACAATTCACTCCCCGTTCCGCCCCGCCACGCGGCCCCGACGTGCCCCCCGCCCCTCCCATCAGCTATGCTCATCACCGCTGCCAGCACCACCGGCAGCACGCGGGTGTAGTTCAATGGCAGAACATCAGCTTCCCAAGCTGACAGTGCGAGTTCGATTCTCGTCACCCGCTCCACTCGTCAAGACATGACAAAGCCCAGGTCCGAGGGGTACTCCCCAGACCTGGGCTTCCGTTTGCTCCGTCATCGACCGAGCGACCGTGCCATCAACACGCCATTAGCCGACCCCCACCAGGACGCCGGCCGCGCCGTCATCGTCCTCCGGCTTGACCGGCCCATCCGAGGTGCTGCGGGTGACCAGTCATCGCCTGGCCACCCGCTGTATTCCTACTTCGGAGCGCCCGGACGACGGGCCTGGCTCTGGTTGCCTCGCCACCCCTATTCTTCCGGCTTGGGGTGAGCCCGATAGCGCTCTGGGTGGTTTGCATCAAACGGTTGACTTGGCAATCAGGGCGGGCCGTGCACGGCCCGCGAGAAGTCGAACGGATCGGCCGTGGACCCTCGGTGGTGCGTGTCGGCGTCACTGCGATCGACACGAGCCGTACCGAGTTCTTGCCGACTCGCGAATGAAACATCGGAGATCGAGCGGTGTGGGCCGAGCTAGGGTGCCTGACTAGCGCCTCCCGCGGCCGCCCTCAGACCGCTCGGAGTGCCTCCTCCAAGCTCGCTACCGACTCCTCTCCCGGAAACCGTCGCCGCAGCTCCTGGTCCAGCTCGCTCGCGATCATCCGGAGGTGCACCTTGCTCTTGCGACCGTCCTTGAGCCCTTCGATGCCGAGGTCGACGGCCCGCTCCAGGTCGCCCTGGCGGCCGGCGACGAACGCCAGCGTGAGCCTGCACTCTGAGATCCGCATCGGGCTCAACTCGGTGCCGTCCGGTGCGATGTTGTCGCCGATGACGGATGTGGCGTACTCGCTTGCCTGCACGTCGTCCCGCGCCATTCGGTGGATGTCCATCGAGTAGTAGTCCCATTTCGCAGGGTCGACCTTGAAGTGGTTGTCCGGTCGGTCCGGGTACGGCAGTTCGGCGAGCAGGTCACGTCCGGACTCGAGTAGCGTCGATAGCCCAGATTCTCCAAGGCGCGCCCGTGCCTTTGCCTCCTGGGCGAGGAGCTGGACTTGAACACTGGTGCCCTGGGCAACTGCCTGACCGCGTCGGGATGCCTCGACGGCCTGCCGGAATCGTCCTTGGGTCAGAGCGAACCAGGCGGTCATCTCGTGGCCCCACCCCACGATCTCCGGATGGCCGGCCTCCGCGCCGAGCTGGGCGGCTGCTACGCGTGTGGATTCCGCCGCTGTTCCCATCCCGAGGTCGTACTCAACACACCCGGCGAGCAGGGCGAGCCAACCGCCGGCCACCAACAGGTCTGAATGCACCCTGAGACCAACCGGACGACGTAGGAGGCTCCCGACGTACTGCAGCCATTCGTGAGCCTCCTCGCGCAGTTCCAGGGCGTCTCGCCGGTTGTACTGACAGCACAGCTCCTCAACGGTCGAGTGAAGCGACTCGATCGTGTTCGGCGTCGTGTCCGACGACTGCAAGCGTGAGACCAGCTCGGCCGTCTGCCAGGGCGTTTCGTTGAGCCTCGCTGCCGCGTCCTGTCGGGCCGCCGCGATCAGCTCACCCTTCGCCCGCAATGCCGCGTCACAGGCCCTCGCGACATCGTCGGTCGCCGGCTTCCGGCCGTTCTCGATATTCGACAGGTAGGACCGGCTGAAGTGCGTTACCCGTGCCAGGTCACCAAGCGACCACCCGCGATGGTCGCGGTACTCCTGGAGGCGGCTCCCGAACGACATAACCCCAGTGTCACCCACGCTCTGTATCCCTGTCTCCCGATGGCAAGGGATACGCGGGAATCATCGATTCCGGGTACCGCGTCGAGCATGCTCCGAACATGAACGACATAACGCGGGGACTGGAGCGCGACGCTGCAGAATGGCCCGTCCTGCGAGCGGCGCAGGACATTGACTGTGACGGCAACAACCCGAAGACCGGCCAGAGATGCGTCCTCGGCCAGCACCGGGGCTACCACCGAGACGAGACGGGTGCGGAGTGGCTGGACAAGTGAAGCGGCGCGTACGCCGCCTGCGCAATCGGTACTCGCCCTGGCGACGCGGATACAGCGAAGGCTTCGAGGGAGGCATCTGGGTGCGGCCGACTACGTCGATCGGCTGCTAGCCGGGCAGTCCGGTCCGACGATCGCCCGCGACGACGTGAGCGACGTTGCCGACCGAATCCGCAGGGAGATGTCCTAAGTCTGGTCAGGTCGGCATGTAAGCACGTGATTCCCCCGCCTTGCCGACCTGACCGCTCCACCTGTGCGCGAAATGTAGTCATGATCCGTCGTGCTTCATGGCTTCCGGGGCGCCCCTGTGCCTGCGCGCGTGCCCGATTCGTGCCCGATCGGGCGGTGTGCGGCGCGTAGAGGCGGTCAACAGTGG
The genomic region above belongs to Kribbella solani and contains:
- a CDS encoding helix-turn-helix domain-containing protein gives rise to the protein MSFGSRLQEYRDHRGWSLGDLARVTHFSRSYLSNIENGRKPATDDVARACDAALRAKGELIAAARQDAAARLNETPWQTAELVSRLQSSDTTPNTIESLHSTVEELCCQYNRRDALELREEAHEWLQYVGSLLRRPVGLRVHSDLLVAGGWLALLAGCVEYDLGMGTAAESTRVAAAQLGAEAGHPEIVGWGHEMTAWFALTQGRFRQAVEASRRGQAVAQGTSVQVQLLAQEAKARARLGESGLSTLLESGRDLLAELPYPDRPDNHFKVDPAKWDYYSMDIHRMARDDVQASEYATSVIGDNIAPDGTELSPMRISECRLTLAFVAGRQGDLERAVDLGIEGLKDGRKSKVHLRMIASELDQELRRRFPGEESVASLEEALRAV